In a single window of the Littorina saxatilis isolate snail1 linkage group LG3, US_GU_Lsax_2.0, whole genome shotgun sequence genome:
- the LOC138961341 gene encoding uncharacterized protein, giving the protein MFTTQCWYKVLVHRDHKECGYTVLVHRDHKECGYTVLVHRDHKECGYTVLVHRDHKECGYIVLVHRDHKECGYTVLVHRDHKECGYKVLVHRDHKECDYIVLVHRDHKECGYIVLVHRDHKECGYTVLVHRDHKDSGYKVLVHRDHKECGYTVDHKECGYTVLVHTDHKECGYTVLVHRDNKECGYIVLVHRDHKECGYKVLVHRDNKECGYTVLVHRDHKECGYKVLVHRDHKECGYTVLVHRDHKECGYTVLVHRDHKECGYKVLVHRDHKECGYKVLVQRDHKECGYKVLIHRDHKECGYTVLVHRDHKECGYKVLVQRDHKECGYKVLIHRDHKECGYTVLVQRDHKECGYKVLIHRDHKECGYTVLIHRDHKECGYTVLVHRDHKECGYKVDHKECGYKVLVQRDHKECGYKVLVHRDHKECGYTVLVHRDHKECGYKVLVHRDHKECGYTVLVHRDHKECGYKVLVHRDHKECGYTVLVHRDHKECGYTVLVHRDHKECGYKVLNICKRSQQECVSVPGDFE; this is encoded by the exons ATGTTCACCACACAG TGTTGGTACAAAGTGTTGGTACACAGAGACCACAAAGAGTGTGGCTACACAGTGTTGGTACACAGAGACCACAAAGAGTGTGGCTACACAGTGTTGGTACACAGAGACCACAAAGAGTGTGGCTACACAGTGTTGGTACACAGAGACCACAAAGAGTGTGGCTACATAGTGTTGGTACACAGAGACCACAAAGAGTGTGGCTACACAGTGTTGGTACACAGAGACCACAAAGAGTGTGGCTACAAAGTGTTGGTACACAGAGACCACAAAGAGTGTGACTACATAGTGTTGGTACACAGAGACCACAAAGAGTGTGGCTACATAGTGTTGGTACACAGAGACCACAAAGAGTGTGGCTACACAGTGTTGGTACACAGAGACCACAAAGATAGTGGCTACAAAGTGTTGGTACACAGAGACCACAAAGAGTGTGGCTACACAGT AGACCACAAAGAGTGTGGCTACACAGTGTTGGTACACACAGACCACAAAGAGTGTGGCTACACAGTGTTGGTACACAGAGACAACAAAGAGTGTGGCTACATAGTGTTGGTACACAGAGACCACAAAGAGTGTGGCTACAAAGTGTTGGTACACAGAGACAACAAAGAGTGTGGCTACACAGTGTTGGTACACAGAGACCACAAAGAGTGTGGCTACAAAGTGTTGGTACACAGAGACCACAAAGAGTGTGGCTACACAGTGTTGGTACACAGAGACCACAAAGAGTGTGGCTACACAGTGTTGGTACACAGAGACCACAAAGAGTGTGGCTACAAAGTGTTGGTACACAGAGACCACAAAGAGTGTGGCTACAAAGTGTTGGTACAAAGAGACCACAAAGAGTGTGGCTACAAAGTGTTGATACACAGAGACCACAAAGAGTGTGGCTACACAGTGTTGGTACACAGAGACCACAAAGAGTGTGGCTACAAAGTGTTGGTACAAAGAGACCACAAAGAGTGTGGCTACAAAGTGTTGATACACAGAGACCACAAAGAGTGTGGCTACACAGTGTTGGTACAAAGAGACCACAAAGAGTGTGGCTACAAAGTGTTGATACACAGAGACCACAAAGAGTGTGGCTACACAGTGTTGATACACAGAGACCACAAAGAGTGTGGCTACACAGTGTTGGTACACAGAGACCACAAAGAGTGTGGCTACAAAGT AGACCACAAAGAGTGTGGCTACAAAGTGTTGGTACAAAGAGACCACAAAGAGTGTGGCTACAAAGTGTTGGTACACAGAGACCACAAAGAGTGTGGCTACACAGTGTTGGTACACAGAGACCACAAAGAGTGTGGCTACAAAGTGTTGGTACACAGAGACCACAAAGAGTGTGGCTACACAGTGTTGGTACACAGAGACCACAAAGAGTGTGGCTACAAAGTGTTGGTACACAGAGACCACAAAGAGTGTGGCTACACAGTGTTGGTACACAGAGACCACAAAGAGTGTGGCTACACAGTTTTGGTACACAGAGACCACAAAGAGTGTGGCTACAAAGTGTTG